The Azospirillum brasilense genome window below encodes:
- a CDS encoding demethoxyubiquinone hydroxylase family protein yields MDTHSPSPEAPPSATIGLAPPQFDLSALPPRILRELRASHVGETVAVSLYDGVAGATTDPEVLRFAASHRRVERRHLRLFEAVLPPDRRSVPLAFWRWSGRVMGGLPAWLGPPYFYAVVAGVEAWVDGHYARQIALARRLAPDPDLLNLLEACRLDERLHARDAARFDPAPPWTARALAGVAVFLSRVGVRAARWV; encoded by the coding sequence ATGGACACGCACAGCCCGTCGCCCGAGGCGCCGCCGTCCGCCACCATCGGGCTGGCGCCGCCGCAATTCGACCTGTCCGCCCTGCCGCCGCGCATCCTGCGCGAGCTGCGCGCCAGCCATGTCGGCGAGACCGTGGCGGTTTCCCTCTACGACGGCGTCGCCGGCGCCACCACCGATCCGGAGGTCCTGCGCTTCGCCGCCTCCCACCGAAGGGTCGAGCGGCGGCACCTGCGGCTGTTCGAGGCGGTCCTGCCGCCGGACAGGCGCAGCGTGCCGCTGGCCTTCTGGCGCTGGTCGGGCCGGGTGATGGGCGGACTGCCGGCGTGGCTCGGCCCGCCCTACTTCTACGCTGTGGTCGCCGGGGTGGAGGCGTGGGTGGACGGGCATTACGCCCGGCAGATCGCCCTGGCGCGGCGGCTCGCCCCCGATCCCGACCTGCTGAATCTGTTGGAGGCCTGCCGCCTCGACGAGCGTCTCCACGCCCGTGACGCCGCCCGCTTCGACCCGGCACCGCCCTGGACCGCTCGCGCGCTGGCGGGGGTGGCAGTGTTCCTGTCCCGCGTGGGGGTGAGGGCAGCGCGCTGGGTGTGA
- a CDS encoding right-handed parallel beta-helix repeat-containing protein — MTRRIPGLFAGGLLWLVLLLAGPTPSVAAEPAIHVSPQGDDRWSGRVAASTPDGRDGPVATLARAVEEARKRGLHLILLRGGTHRLTDTVTLGPEDSGLRIAAFPGETPVLSGGEVVTGFKAERDGVLSAPLAREPGLDVSAAGVRLRAAQSGAFDPQDPIRSGWFVAQQTKGGGDKRQFRFPPGTVQAAWAVPGVRVQALDRERQADDIRGIERIDRNGTLVLDRDGWYPFRDGSTFRLLGHPDFLKFPGQFAWSAKDRRLLLRPQDPAAFARDGEAVVARTAPLIQAEKADSITLDGLSFADVPYNGAAVRLAGGSGHRVLDNRFSAVGTGVLLVGVADSEVRGNRLEHLGRSGIELTPGSAGNRIIANTIRHVGEVNFYGGGIMSAGVTRTQIAHNDIRHAARYGISMKNWNPETKNTDNVIEYNRIRDIGRETADLGAIETLGRSDIDTKLVIRFNDIRGTGGIATDAAGRWMTRYKGFGVYLDDLTNGVRVEGNFLEDTGWASVFIHGGDGNRVENNIAVLTDERDRFLRFEWVPKAGTAGFLRDNEASRNIIHARVPVEQLVTTLTGGEYRLENNIFDRPGRGLRAPGAPVERTQARSIQGGNQPDPYFMNPAKDDYRLRPNSPALKIGFQDLPWSRIGPEGAR, encoded by the coding sequence ATGACGCGCCGGATTCCTGGACTCTTCGCGGGCGGGCTGTTGTGGCTGGTCCTGCTGCTGGCTGGTCCCACCCCGTCCGTCGCGGCGGAGCCGGCGATCCACGTCTCCCCCCAGGGCGACGACCGCTGGTCCGGACGGGTCGCCGCCTCCACCCCGGACGGGCGGGACGGCCCGGTCGCCACGCTGGCCCGCGCGGTGGAGGAGGCGCGCAAGCGTGGGCTGCACCTGATCCTGCTGCGCGGCGGCACCCACCGGCTGACCGACACGGTGACGCTGGGTCCGGAGGATTCCGGGCTGCGCATCGCCGCCTTCCCCGGCGAGACCCCGGTCCTGTCGGGCGGCGAGGTGGTGACGGGCTTCAAGGCGGAGCGGGATGGCGTCCTCTCCGCCCCGCTGGCGCGCGAGCCGGGGCTGGACGTGAGCGCCGCCGGGGTGCGGCTGCGCGCGGCGCAGAGCGGCGCCTTCGACCCGCAGGACCCGATCCGCAGCGGCTGGTTCGTCGCCCAGCAGACCAAGGGCGGCGGCGACAAGCGGCAGTTCCGCTTTCCGCCCGGCACCGTCCAGGCGGCCTGGGCGGTCCCCGGTGTGCGCGTCCAGGCGCTCGACCGCGAGCGGCAGGCCGACGACATCCGCGGCATCGAGCGCATCGACCGCAACGGCACGCTGGTGCTCGACCGCGACGGCTGGTACCCGTTCCGCGACGGCAGCACCTTCCGCCTGCTCGGCCATCCCGATTTCCTGAAATTCCCCGGCCAGTTCGCCTGGAGCGCCAAGGACCGGCGCCTGCTGCTCCGCCCCCAGGACCCGGCGGCCTTCGCCCGCGACGGCGAGGCGGTGGTGGCGCGCACCGCCCCGCTGATCCAGGCGGAGAAGGCGGACTCCATCACGCTCGACGGGCTGTCCTTCGCCGACGTGCCCTACAACGGGGCGGCGGTGCGGCTGGCCGGCGGCTCGGGGCACCGTGTCCTCGACAACCGCTTCTCCGCCGTCGGAACCGGCGTGCTGCTGGTCGGCGTCGCGGACAGCGAGGTGCGCGGCAACCGGCTGGAGCATCTGGGGCGCAGCGGGATCGAGCTGACCCCAGGCAGCGCCGGCAACCGCATCATCGCCAACACCATCCGCCATGTCGGCGAGGTGAACTTCTACGGCGGTGGCATCATGAGCGCCGGGGTGACCCGCACGCAGATCGCCCACAACGACATCCGGCACGCCGCGCGCTACGGCATCTCCATGAAGAACTGGAACCCGGAGACGAAGAACACCGACAACGTGATCGAGTACAACCGCATCCGCGACATCGGGCGGGAGACCGCCGACCTCGGCGCCATCGAGACGCTGGGGCGCAGCGACATCGACACCAAGCTGGTCATCCGCTTCAACGACATCCGGGGGACCGGCGGGATCGCCACCGACGCGGCGGGGCGCTGGATGACCCGCTACAAGGGGTTCGGCGTCTATCTGGACGACCTGACCAACGGCGTGCGGGTCGAGGGCAACTTCCTGGAGGACACCGGCTGGGCCTCGGTCTTCATCCATGGCGGCGACGGCAACCGGGTGGAGAACAACATCGCCGTGCTGACCGACGAGCGCGACCGCTTCCTGCGCTTCGAATGGGTGCCGAAGGCGGGGACGGCCGGCTTCCTGCGCGACAACGAGGCCAGCCGCAACATCATCCACGCCCGCGTCCCGGTGGAGCAGCTGGTGACGACGCTGACCGGCGGCGAATACCGGCTGGAGAACAACATCTTCGACCGGCCGGGCCGCGGGCTGCGCGCGCCGGGGGCGCCGGTGGAACGCACGCAGGCGCGCTCCATTCAGGGGGGCAACCAGCCGGACCCCTATTTCATGAACCCGGCGAAGGACGATTACCGCCTGCGCCCGAACTCTCCCGCTCTGAAGATCGGTTTCCAGGATCTTCCCTGGTCGCGCATCGGTCCGGAAGGGGCGCGCTGA
- a CDS encoding glycosyltransferase family 4 protein, with protein MTDRRNTPHIVVSGRLPPPMDGMSRVTALVLDRLRNRGPVEATVEVADLSPGWNGGGLRYHAAKAMRVLLAGLRLAAGATIPGRRFYMPVDSGLGIFYTAALAGTARLFGYERTLHHHSFATISKPTWRMSLLTRLAGTDCMHVLLCPAMQARFQALYPAAKTAMSVSNAIFTPPVPRPRHGKSGPLRIGHLSNLCADKGLDTLFTLLRALKTEGVDVKLVLAGPGLGRMDNALVAAGLAAFDGDVEYRGPVDDDAKAAFYRDIDVFVFPTRYRNEAQPLVLFEAMAAGVPVLAYDRGCIGSDIPRPGLVPQDRDFIQAVLPALRLWAKDRDALALASEQAHARARAAHEAGHSGMDALLDRIAGPLPEAAGPAVRPKRAMG; from the coding sequence ATGACCGACCGCCGCAACACCCCCCACATCGTCGTCTCGGGCCGCCTTCCCCCGCCCATGGACGGGATGAGTCGGGTCACCGCCCTGGTGCTGGACCGCCTGCGCAACCGCGGTCCGGTGGAGGCCACGGTGGAGGTCGCGGACCTGTCGCCGGGCTGGAACGGCGGCGGCCTGCGCTACCACGCCGCCAAGGCGATGCGCGTCCTGCTGGCGGGCTTGCGGCTGGCGGCCGGGGCGACGATCCCCGGACGGCGCTTCTACATGCCGGTCGATTCGGGGCTGGGGATCTTCTACACGGCGGCGCTGGCCGGAACGGCGCGGCTGTTCGGCTATGAACGGACGCTGCACCACCATTCCTTCGCCACCATCTCCAAACCCACCTGGCGGATGAGCCTGCTGACCCGGCTGGCCGGCACGGACTGCATGCATGTGCTGCTCTGCCCGGCCATGCAGGCGCGCTTCCAGGCGCTCTACCCGGCGGCGAAGACGGCGATGAGCGTCTCCAACGCCATCTTCACCCCGCCGGTGCCGCGGCCGCGCCACGGCAAATCCGGCCCGCTGCGCATCGGCCACCTGTCCAACCTGTGCGCCGACAAGGGGCTGGACACGCTGTTCACCCTGCTGCGCGCCCTGAAGACGGAGGGGGTGGACGTCAAGCTGGTGCTGGCCGGGCCCGGCCTGGGACGTATGGACAACGCGCTGGTCGCGGCGGGGCTGGCGGCCTTCGACGGCGACGTGGAGTATCGCGGCCCGGTGGACGACGATGCCAAGGCGGCCTTCTACCGCGACATCGACGTCTTCGTCTTCCCCACCCGCTACCGCAACGAGGCGCAGCCGCTGGTGCTGTTCGAGGCGATGGCGGCGGGCGTGCCGGTGCTGGCCTACGACCGCGGCTGCATCGGCAGCGACATTCCCCGCCCCGGCCTCGTCCCGCAGGACCGGGACTTCATCCAGGCGGTGCTGCCGGCGCTGCGCCTGTGGGCCAAGGACCGCGACGCCTTGGCGCTCGCCTCCGAGCAGGCCCACGCCCGCGCCCGCGCCGCCCATGAGGCCGGGCACAGTGGCATGGACGCGCTGCTCGACCGCATCGCCGGGCCGCTGCCCGAAGCCGCCGGGCCGGCCGTCCGCCCGAAGCGCGCCATGGGCTGA
- a CDS encoding glycosyltransferase family 4 protein, whose product MPDDSTPLRTPVSEGPAAPAILPPSVLLVAMSYWPEPAGSAPMMTDLATAFAAAGTDMTVLTARPNYPGQAIYDGYADGAEDRRTVNGVRIERLLTIPPKGGGMKARLIHEGVLHAGFLAARARGRVAPHKAVLSLCPSIFSVAVADRFRAPGGRHIAIVHDIQSGLAGALGMGGGAALKAIQAVERTALNRADGIVVLSEAMADVLRDLGVRRPITVIPPHVDADAVRPLPRPEGQPPTVLYSGAFARKQGLDQVLEMARHLHALRPDARVLMRGQGGLEEELKAQAKAMALPNVEFAPLIPSDRLGEGLAEGDVHLVPQRPEGAAFAMPGKAVTILAAGRPFVCTCLPGSALDRLGTEIDAFRRTPPDAPEAMAQAVAELLNDPARSAAMGRRGRAWVEGNASRSAVLARYAALLLGDDAA is encoded by the coding sequence ATGCCCGATGACTCCACACCCCTGCGCACGCCCGTCTCCGAAGGGCCGGCGGCTCCGGCCATCCTGCCGCCATCGGTCTTGCTGGTGGCGATGAGCTATTGGCCGGAACCCGCGGGCAGCGCGCCGATGATGACCGACCTCGCCACCGCCTTCGCCGCGGCGGGGACGGACATGACCGTGCTGACCGCGCGTCCCAACTATCCGGGCCAAGCCATCTACGACGGCTACGCCGACGGGGCCGAGGACCGCCGCACCGTGAACGGCGTCCGCATCGAGCGGCTGCTCACCATCCCGCCGAAGGGCGGCGGCATGAAGGCCCGGCTGATCCATGAGGGCGTGCTGCACGCCGGCTTCCTGGCGGCCCGCGCCCGCGGGCGCGTCGCGCCGCACAAGGCGGTGCTGTCGCTCTGCCCCTCCATATTCAGCGTCGCCGTCGCCGACCGCTTCCGGGCGCCGGGTGGGCGGCACATCGCCATCGTGCACGACATCCAGTCGGGCCTTGCCGGCGCGCTGGGCATGGGCGGCGGGGCCGCGCTGAAGGCCATCCAGGCGGTGGAGCGCACCGCGCTGAACCGCGCCGACGGCATCGTCGTGCTGTCGGAGGCGATGGCCGACGTGCTGCGCGACCTCGGCGTGCGGCGGCCGATCACGGTGATCCCGCCCCATGTCGACGCCGACGCCGTCCGCCCCCTGCCCCGGCCCGAAGGCCAGCCGCCGACCGTGCTCTACAGCGGCGCCTTCGCCCGCAAGCAGGGGCTGGACCAAGTGCTGGAGATGGCCCGCCATCTCCACGCGTTGCGCCCCGACGCCCGCGTGCTGATGCGCGGCCAGGGCGGGCTGGAGGAGGAGCTGAAGGCCCAGGCCAAGGCGATGGCGCTGCCCAACGTGGAATTCGCCCCCCTGATTCCGTCCGACCGGCTCGGCGAGGGCTTGGCGGAGGGCGACGTGCATCTGGTGCCGCAGCGTCCGGAGGGGGCGGCCTTCGCCATGCCGGGCAAGGCGGTGACCATCCTGGCCGCCGGGCGGCCCTTCGTCTGCACCTGTCTGCCGGGCTCCGCGCTCGACCGGCTGGGGACGGAGATCGACGCCTTCCGACGCACCCCGCCCGACGCGCCGGAGGCCATGGCCCAGGCCGTGGCCGAGCTTCTGAACGATCCCGCCCGGAGCGCGGCCATGGGCCGCCGGGGCCGCGCCTGGGTGGAGGGCAACGCCAGCCGCAGCGCCGTCCTGGCGCGCTACGCCGCGCTGCTGCTGGGAGACGACGCCGCATGA
- a CDS encoding glycosyltransferase family 4 protein, translating into MTKPALVFSWEMFGPYHMDRLEAVGRRLGHLYDVVGLEVGSKSHTYAWDSTGEGQHFRKVTLFPGRSKADIPSFQVYRALLRECRKAGASHVFLCHYEEPDVFALAVTMRLMGRRVVNMNASKFDDKPRVLWREALKSLLYKPYQAAIGGSHRTVDYYRFLGLPKDRLFIGYDTLSLERVRRLSGMTPAPEGVPFAERHFTIIARFVPKKNLFRAVEAYDLYRRLAGDAARPLHLCGSGPLEADLRAEVAKRGLDGHIIFRGFLQEKGIAETLGSTLCLLLPSLEEQFGLVVNEALAMGVPTILSDQCGARDVLIRSGLNGHIVEPDNPEGLARHMLSVASDEAEWRRLSLNGRPFQALADAGYFAEAVEKALHSLDARKDADQGAAQSTDESARKGTRESEA; encoded by the coding sequence ATGACGAAGCCCGCCCTGGTCTTTTCCTGGGAGATGTTCGGCCCCTACCACATGGACCGGCTGGAGGCGGTCGGGCGGCGGCTCGGCCATCTCTACGACGTGGTCGGTTTGGAGGTCGGGTCGAAGTCCCACACCTACGCCTGGGACTCCACCGGGGAAGGGCAGCATTTCCGCAAGGTCACGCTGTTCCCCGGACGCTCCAAGGCGGACATCCCGTCCTTCCAGGTCTACCGTGCCCTGCTGCGCGAATGCCGCAAGGCGGGGGCCAGCCACGTCTTCCTATGCCATTACGAGGAGCCGGACGTCTTCGCCCTGGCGGTGACGATGCGGCTGATGGGCCGGCGGGTTGTCAACATGAACGCTTCGAAGTTCGACGACAAGCCGCGGGTCCTCTGGCGCGAGGCGCTGAAGTCCCTGCTCTACAAGCCCTATCAGGCGGCGATCGGGGGCAGCCACCGCACCGTCGACTACTACCGTTTCCTGGGATTGCCCAAGGACCGGCTGTTCATCGGCTACGACACCCTGTCGCTGGAGCGGGTGCGCCGGCTGTCCGGCATGACCCCGGCCCCGGAGGGCGTGCCCTTCGCCGAGCGCCACTTCACGATCATCGCCCGCTTCGTGCCGAAGAAGAACCTGTTCCGCGCCGTCGAGGCCTACGACCTCTACCGCCGGCTGGCGGGAGACGCGGCGCGGCCCCTGCACCTCTGCGGCTCCGGCCCGCTGGAGGCCGACCTGCGGGCGGAGGTCGCCAAGCGCGGTCTGGACGGGCACATCATTTTCCGCGGCTTCCTTCAGGAGAAGGGGATCGCGGAGACGCTGGGCTCCACCCTGTGCCTGCTGCTGCCCTCGCTGGAGGAGCAGTTCGGGCTGGTGGTGAACGAGGCGCTGGCCATGGGCGTGCCGACGATCCTGTCCGACCAGTGCGGCGCCCGCGACGTGCTGATCCGCAGCGGCCTGAACGGCCACATCGTTGAGCCCGACAACCCGGAGGGTTTGGCCCGCCACATGCTGTCCGTCGCGTCGGACGAGGCGGAATGGCGCCGCCTCAGCCTCAACGGGCGGCCCTTCCAGGCGCTGGCCGATGCCGGCTATTTCGCAGAGGCCGTGGAGAAGGCCCTGCACAGCCTGGACGCCCGCAAGGATGCCGACCAGGGCGCCGCCCAAAGCACCGATGAAAGCGCCCGCAAGGGCACCCGTGAAAGCGAAGCCTGA
- a CDS encoding NAD-dependent epimerase/dehydratase family protein has protein sequence MPKHYLVTGGSGFIGAALVRRLVRDGHRVRVLDDNSRGHPRRLGDAVDAVEFVSGDIRDPAAVDKAVRGVDGVLHLAAVNGTKHFYEKPEVVLDVGVRGMLNVLDACRSNGVGDLVVASSSEAYQTPPMVPTPEDIPLVVPDVLNPRYSYGGSKLISELLAVNWGRTGFDRVAIFRPHNVYGPDMGWEHVVPEFVRRAVEAIDRSPEVLVPFPIQGDGTQTRAFVHIDDAVDGIMTVIERGEHLGIYHVGNPEEISIAELARQIVGVLGRVADVQIGPPAPGGTQRRSPDIARLSALGYTPRIPLKDGLPGVVDWYAARSRDGDAPIANAAE, from the coding sequence ATGCCGAAACATTATCTCGTGACCGGGGGCAGCGGCTTCATCGGTGCCGCCCTGGTGCGCCGGCTGGTGCGCGATGGACACCGCGTGCGCGTTCTCGACGACAACTCCCGCGGCCACCCGCGCCGGCTGGGCGACGCCGTGGACGCCGTCGAATTCGTGTCCGGCGACATCCGCGATCCCGCGGCGGTGGACAAGGCGGTGCGCGGCGTCGACGGCGTGCTGCATCTGGCCGCCGTCAACGGCACCAAGCACTTCTACGAGAAGCCGGAGGTGGTGCTGGACGTCGGGGTTCGCGGCATGCTGAACGTGCTGGACGCCTGCCGGTCGAACGGGGTGGGCGATCTGGTCGTCGCCTCCTCCTCCGAGGCCTACCAGACCCCGCCGATGGTGCCGACCCCGGAGGACATCCCGCTGGTCGTGCCGGACGTGCTGAACCCGCGCTACAGCTACGGCGGGTCGAAACTGATCTCGGAGCTTCTGGCGGTCAACTGGGGCCGCACCGGCTTCGACCGCGTCGCCATCTTCCGCCCGCACAACGTCTACGGCCCCGACATGGGGTGGGAGCATGTGGTGCCGGAGTTCGTGCGCCGCGCCGTGGAGGCCATCGACCGCAGCCCGGAAGTCCTCGTGCCCTTCCCGATCCAGGGCGACGGCACCCAGACCCGCGCCTTCGTCCACATCGACGACGCGGTGGACGGCATCATGACGGTGATCGAGCGCGGCGAGCATCTCGGCATCTACCACGTCGGCAACCCGGAGGAGATCTCCATCGCTGAACTCGCCCGGCAGATCGTCGGCGTGCTGGGGCGGGTGGCGGACGTCCAAATCGGACCGCCCGCCCCCGGCGGCACCCAGCGGCGCAGCCCCGACATCGCCCGCCTTTCCGCGCTCGGCTACACGCCGCGCATCCCGCTGAAGGACGGTCTGCCCGGCGTGGTGGACTGGTACGCCGCCCGCAGCCGCGATGGCGACGCCCCGATCGCCAACGCCGCCGAATAA
- a CDS encoding GDP-L-fucose synthase family protein: MERNSRIFVAGHRGLVGSAIVRRLVEGGYDDLVLRGRDELDLTDQAAVRAFFDREKIDYVILAAAKVGGILANERFGGDFIRDNLLIQTNVIDAAWRAGVRKLLFLGSSCLYPKFAEQPLKEEALLTGPLEPTNKPYAIAKIAGITQCQAYRRQYGFNAICAMPSNLYGPGDHFDPEGSHAIPGMIRRFHDAKMEQAPNVTLWGTGTPRREFLYVDDMADACLHLMERYDGEDIINVGPGEDVAIGDLARLIRGVVGYEGALTQDLSKPDGHPRKLMDVSRLFATGWRPKVGLEEGLRRTHAWFLENAAPPVPQTATGKAAE; encoded by the coding sequence ATGGAGCGAAACAGCCGCATCTTCGTCGCGGGGCACCGCGGCCTCGTCGGCTCGGCCATCGTCCGCCGCTTGGTGGAGGGCGGCTACGACGACCTCGTGCTGCGCGGCCGCGACGAGCTGGACCTGACCGACCAAGCCGCGGTGCGCGCCTTCTTCGACCGGGAGAAGATCGATTACGTGATCCTGGCCGCGGCCAAGGTCGGCGGTATCCTGGCGAACGAGCGCTTCGGCGGCGACTTCATCCGCGACAACCTGCTGATCCAGACCAACGTCATCGACGCGGCCTGGCGGGCGGGGGTGAGGAAGCTGCTTTTCCTCGGCTCCTCCTGCCTCTACCCGAAGTTCGCGGAGCAGCCGCTGAAGGAGGAGGCGCTGCTGACCGGCCCGCTGGAGCCGACCAACAAGCCCTATGCCATCGCCAAGATCGCCGGCATCACCCAGTGCCAAGCCTACCGGCGGCAATACGGCTTCAACGCCATCTGCGCCATGCCGTCGAACCTCTACGGTCCCGGCGACCATTTCGACCCGGAGGGCTCCCACGCCATCCCCGGCATGATCCGGCGCTTCCACGACGCGAAGATGGAGCAGGCGCCCAACGTCACCCTGTGGGGCACCGGCACGCCGCGGCGCGAGTTCCTCTATGTGGACGACATGGCCGACGCCTGCCTGCACCTGATGGAGCGCTACGACGGGGAGGACATCATCAACGTCGGCCCCGGCGAGGACGTCGCCATCGGCGATCTCGCCCGGCTGATCCGTGGGGTGGTCGGCTATGAGGGGGCGCTGACCCAGGACCTGAGCAAGCCGGACGGTCACCCCCGCAAGCTGATGGACGTGTCGCGCCTGTTCGCCACCGGCTGGCGGCCCAAGGTCGGGCTGGAGGAGGGGCTGCGCCGCACCCACGCGTGGTTCCTGGAGAACGCCGCCCCGCCGGTCCCTCAGACAGCCACCGGCAAAGCCGCGGAGTGA
- a CDS encoding nucleotide sugar dehydrogenase, with protein sequence MLPKSFPDRNVCVLGLGYVGLTLGVAMADAGFQVHGVEVRDEVLDKLARGVPHFHEPGLAEKLRHVMERGRFTFGRTTDGCRDCTVFIITVGTPLDRDGRVRTDMIEAATRQVADRIHDGDLVILRSTVKLGTTREVVAPILRRTGKRFDIAFCPERTLEGQALIELNQLPQIIGAESVEVAARASQIFGMLTPTTVKVSTLETAEMIKLVDNTYRDVTFAFANEIARLCNAMEVSALEVSRAGKLGYPRTQLPLPGPVGGPCLEKDPHILIESAREVGVEMDITAAGRRINESQPHEVSHFLERLTGSMQGFPQEPTISLMGLAFKGRPATDDLRGTMAKPLFEELRTRFPKARWRGFDAVVAADDIRGFGLEPANSMAEAVEGANLAVILNNHPVFTSMPLPDLARRMDRPGVIYDFWNNFNSREVDLPEGTAYVALGSHGAARFAHVA encoded by the coding sequence ATGCTCCCAAAGTCCTTTCCCGACCGGAACGTCTGTGTGCTCGGTCTCGGCTATGTCGGGCTGACGCTGGGCGTGGCCATGGCGGACGCGGGGTTCCAGGTGCACGGCGTGGAGGTGCGGGACGAGGTGCTGGACAAGCTGGCCCGCGGCGTCCCCCATTTCCATGAGCCGGGCCTCGCCGAGAAGCTGCGGCATGTGATGGAGCGCGGGCGCTTCACCTTCGGCCGCACAACGGACGGTTGCCGGGATTGCACCGTCTTCATCATCACCGTCGGCACCCCGCTGGACCGCGACGGCCGCGTGCGCACCGACATGATCGAGGCGGCCACCCGTCAGGTGGCCGACCGCATCCATGACGGCGACCTCGTCATCCTGCGCTCCACCGTCAAGCTGGGGACCACCCGCGAGGTGGTGGCGCCGATCCTGCGCCGCACCGGCAAGCGCTTCGACATCGCCTTCTGCCCCGAGCGCACGCTGGAGGGGCAGGCGCTGATCGAGCTGAACCAGCTTCCCCAGATCATCGGCGCGGAAAGCGTCGAAGTGGCGGCCCGCGCCTCGCAGATCTTCGGCATGCTGACCCCGACCACGGTCAAGGTCTCGACGCTGGAGACGGCGGAGATGATCAAGCTGGTGGACAACACCTACCGCGACGTCACCTTCGCCTTCGCCAACGAGATCGCCCGGCTGTGCAACGCCATGGAGGTCTCGGCGCTGGAGGTCTCGCGGGCGGGCAAGCTGGGCTACCCGCGCACGCAGCTCCCGCTGCCCGGCCCGGTCGGCGGCCCCTGCCTGGAGAAGGACCCGCACATCCTGATCGAATCCGCCCGCGAGGTCGGGGTGGAGATGGACATCACCGCCGCCGGGCGCCGCATCAACGAAAGCCAGCCTCACGAGGTGTCGCACTTCCTGGAGCGGCTGACCGGCTCCATGCAGGGCTTTCCGCAGGAGCCGACCATCAGCCTGATGGGCCTCGCCTTCAAAGGCCGTCCGGCGACCGACGACCTGCGCGGCACCATGGCCAAGCCGCTGTTCGAGGAGCTGCGCACCCGCTTCCCCAAGGCGCGCTGGCGCGGCTTCGACGCGGTGGTGGCGGCGGACGACATCCGCGGCTTCGGGCTGGAGCCCGCCAACAGCATGGCCGAGGCGGTGGAGGGCGCCAACCTCGCCGTCATCCTGAACAACCACCCGGTCTTCACCTCCATGCCGCTGCCGGATCTGGCGCGCCGCATGGACCGTCCGGGGGTCATCTACGACTTTTGGAACAACTTCAACAGCCGCGAAGTGGACCTGCCCGAGGGCACGGCCTACGTGGCGCTGGGCAGCCACGGCGCCGCCCGCTTCGCCCATGTCGCTTGA